One genomic window of Candidatus Stygibacter australis includes the following:
- a CDS encoding valine--tRNA ligase — protein sequence MDIKKQYEPQEIEKKWYDHWIEKGYFTPKIDKTKKPYTILIPPPNVTGHLHMGHVLNNTIQDVMIRYKRMTGVPTLWLPGVDHAGIATQNVVEKALAKEGKTRHDIGREELLERIWAWKHAKGGRIIQQLKKLGASCDWTRERFTMDEQLSDSVKEVFISLYEKGLIYKGKRIINWCPRCVTALANDEVEHEDEAGKLWEIKYPVKDSGTYISVETTRPETMLGDTAVAVNPADDRYKEMIGKTLILPLMNKEIPVIADDYVDIEFGSGCVKITPAHDPNDFEVGQRHGLEQILVIDEHGFMNENAPEKYQGMDRYQCRKAILEDLKDLGLLGNIKEHQHAVGHCYRCDTAIEPYLSDQWFVKMKPMAEKAIEVVKNGQVKFQPERWIKVYLHWMENIRDWCISRQIWWGHRIPAYYCESCGKMLIAKEMPETCPDCRNHEFKQDEDVLDTWFSSWLWPFSTLGWPNETEDLNYFLPTNLLVTAPGIIYLWVARMIMSTLEFRGVIPFDTVLLHGMVLDETGRKMSKSLGNSPDPIDIIDSIGADALRFSMIYNTPKGQDSYYSENILETGRNFANKIWNAFRYIMMNVENIEGSLKESELEMELADKWIYSRLQQTIAKAEYYYENIRLNDAALLIQEFIWKEFCSWYLELSKERMYNEDNPIRQMTVKYILLDVLQNSMRLLQPLMPFIAEEIWDNLKNWVTDLEESVVIASFPTSDHTKIDKNIEAEMAMIQESITVIRNLRKQVNLPPKTQVKISIKTATDNQDKLLNENLNYFSKLANVVEIETGKEMPKPEGALADVVMGMEIYLPLSGLIDVKAEQQRLQKQIDKLEIELRKINGKLQNEKFISSAPENIVAKEKEKYNEVKTKYDKTLELLNGLN from the coding sequence ATGGATATAAAAAAACAATATGAACCCCAGGAGATAGAAAAAAAGTGGTATGACCACTGGATAGAGAAAGGATATTTTACCCCGAAGATAGATAAGACTAAAAAGCCTTATACAATATTGATCCCGCCACCTAACGTTACAGGACATTTGCATATGGGACATGTTCTCAATAATACGATTCAGGATGTAATGATACGCTATAAGCGTATGACAGGAGTTCCTACATTATGGCTGCCCGGTGTAGATCATGCTGGGATAGCGACTCAGAACGTGGTAGAGAAGGCACTTGCGAAAGAAGGTAAAACCCGACACGATATTGGCAGAGAAGAGCTTCTGGAAAGGATCTGGGCCTGGAAGCATGCCAAAGGTGGAAGGATAATTCAGCAGCTTAAAAAGCTGGGAGCTTCCTGCGATTGGACACGTGAACGCTTTACGATGGATGAGCAATTATCTGATTCAGTGAAAGAAGTATTTATCAGTCTTTATGAAAAAGGTTTGATCTATAAAGGCAAGAGGATAATCAACTGGTGTCCCCGCTGCGTTACTGCTCTGGCTAACGATGAAGTTGAGCACGAAGATGAAGCAGGAAAATTATGGGAGATCAAATATCCAGTAAAAGATAGTGGTACTTATATATCTGTGGAAACAACCAGACCGGAGACAATGCTGGGAGATACTGCAGTTGCTGTAAATCCAGCTGATGACCGATATAAAGAAATGATTGGGAAAACATTGATCTTACCTTTAATGAATAAAGAAATACCTGTAATCGCTGACGACTACGTGGATATAGAATTCGGTTCTGGATGCGTTAAGATTACTCCTGCTCATGATCCTAATGATTTTGAGGTAGGGCAGAGGCATGGTCTAGAGCAGATACTGGTAATTGATGAGCATGGCTTTATGAATGAGAATGCACCTGAGAAATATCAGGGTATGGATAGATATCAATGCAGGAAAGCAATTTTAGAAGATCTTAAGGATTTAGGTCTTCTGGGCAATATAAAGGAACATCAGCACGCTGTGGGACATTGTTACCGGTGTGATACAGCAATCGAACCTTACCTTTCTGACCAGTGGTTTGTTAAGATGAAGCCTATGGCAGAAAAAGCTATTGAGGTAGTAAAAAATGGACAGGTAAAATTCCAGCCGGAACGCTGGATAAAAGTCTATCTGCACTGGATGGAAAACATACGAGACTGGTGTATCTCACGTCAGATCTGGTGGGGACACAGGATCCCGGCCTATTACTGTGAATCTTGCGGTAAGATGTTGATAGCAAAGGAAATGCCTGAAACTTGTCCAGATTGCCGTAATCATGAATTTAAGCAGGATGAAGATGTACTGGATACCTGGTTCAGCAGTTGGCTTTGGCCCTTCAGTACATTAGGCTGGCCAAATGAAACTGAAGACCTGAATTACTTTTTACCTACTAATCTGCTGGTGACAGCTCCTGGGATTATTTACCTGTGGGTAGCCAGGATGATCATGAGTACACTGGAATTCAGAGGAGTGATTCCGTTTGACACGGTTTTGCTTCATGGTATGGTCTTAGATGAAACTGGTAGAAAGATGTCAAAAAGTCTTGGTAATTCACCTGACCCGATTGATATTATCGATAGTATTGGTGCTGACGCTTTACGCTTTTCGATGATCTATAATACACCCAAGGGTCAAGACAGTTATTATAGTGAAAATATTCTGGAAACGGGGCGTAATTTTGCCAATAAAATCTGGAATGCTTTCAGATATATCATGATGAATGTAGAGAATATCGAAGGCAGTTTGAAAGAATCTGAATTGGAAATGGAACTGGCAGATAAATGGATATATAGTAGATTGCAGCAGACAATTGCCAAAGCAGAATATTACTATGAAAATATCAGATTAAATGATGCTGCCCTCTTGATCCAGGAGTTTATTTGGAAGGAATTTTGCAGCTGGTATCTGGAATTATCTAAGGAGCGCATGTATAATGAGGATAATCCCATAAGGCAAATGACAGTGAAATATATTCTGCTTGATGTTTTGCAGAATTCCATGCGCCTTTTACAACCATTGATGCCGTTTATTGCTGAGGAAATCTGGGATAATCTCAAAAACTGGGTTACGGATCTGGAAGAATCAGTTGTGATTGCCAGTTTCCCCACAAGCGATCATACTAAGATTGATAAAAATATAGAAGCTGAGATGGCAATGATCCAGGAATCAATCACAGTGATCAGGAATTTGCGGAAGCAGGTTAATCTGCCCCCGAAGACACAGGTAAAAATCAGCATTAAGACAGCAACTGATAATCAGGATAAATTACTGAACGAGAATCTTAATTATTTCAGTAAACTGGCAAATGTGGTTGAAATTGAAACCGGAAAAGAAATGCCCAAACCTGAGGGTGCATTAGCCGATGTTGTTATGGGAATGGAGATATATCTGCCTTTGAGCGGATTGATCGATGTGAAAGCAGAACAGCAGCGTCTACAAAAGCAGATAGATAAACTGGAAATAGAATTACGGAAGATAAACGGTAAATTGCAAAATGAAAAGTTCATCAGCAGCGCTCCGGAAAATATCGTTGCAAAAGAGAAAGAGAAGTATAATGAAGTTAAGACCAAATATGATAAGACGTTGGAGCTTTTAAACGGGTTAAATTGA
- a CDS encoding PQQ-binding-like beta-propeller repeat protein, which produces MIKIFDSSDNFLSNYIYLDHFPGQPRNMMLMLKHHSEDSFANQMLEKLLSEIIELDLDNLPEDKIIPALQRFFVEINWRLYSLFGQRPDLERGISLFLCVMESDRMYFVQFGRYFIGLLDKSEFKEIGRKWENLTMTSREDLMLLGSRDMDIAVKVEQVTIPESSYFLVMDSVAAMRLQDLGLHFLSINEHIGQLKEADKFGYIILKNWEQKASSNTPWRRRKRVNRTATILLLVIILSAAYVYYGKNLIDDLFSRLKFTRNEFTRNDLKEQFFLLQEQAQDLLNELANEDMNIAIFPQQKIVMEADWEMTIANKFSSNTCFDYRGVYAASDRSLYQIDKRNAEIKWEKSFDSKVEVLRLVDANRILVSLADGRLISLNRDDGKQIWEENYQISGEHNSQKGVCLINLNQYRQLDDSVFLIYKDKRLTLSQVRSGEVIAEIVNDAKIDNISEYDILDKCIYITAGNKLKKINIKVMT; this is translated from the coding sequence ATGATCAAGATATTTGATAGTTCAGATAATTTCCTGAGTAATTATATCTATCTGGATCATTTTCCAGGTCAACCCAGGAATATGATGCTAATGCTGAAACATCACTCTGAAGATAGTTTTGCTAATCAGATGCTGGAAAAACTATTGAGCGAGATAATTGAACTTGACCTTGATAATTTGCCGGAAGATAAGATCATTCCTGCCTTACAACGTTTCTTCGTTGAGATCAATTGGCGTCTTTATTCATTATTTGGTCAAAGACCTGATCTTGAACGGGGAATATCCTTATTTCTGTGTGTAATGGAATCAGATCGGATGTATTTTGTTCAATTTGGCAGATATTTCATAGGTTTATTAGATAAGTCAGAATTCAAAGAAATCGGACGAAAATGGGAAAATCTGACAATGACATCTCGTGAAGATCTGATGCTTTTAGGATCAAGAGATATGGATATCGCAGTAAAAGTTGAGCAGGTAACAATTCCCGAAAGCAGTTATTTTCTTGTGATGGATAGCGTTGCAGCTATGCGTCTGCAGGATCTGGGACTTCATTTTTTAAGTATTAATGAGCATATTGGTCAATTGAAAGAAGCAGATAAATTTGGGTATATAATTCTCAAAAACTGGGAACAGAAAGCATCAAGTAATACACCCTGGCGTCGTCGAAAGCGAGTAAATAGGACTGCAACCATTTTATTGCTCGTGATCATATTAAGCGCTGCTTATGTATATTATGGTAAAAACTTGATTGATGATCTTTTCAGCAGACTCAAATTTACTCGTAATGAGTTCACCCGAAATGACCTAAAGGAACAATTCTTTTTACTCCAGGAGCAGGCTCAGGATCTATTGAATGAGCTGGCAAATGAAGATATGAATATTGCCATTTTCCCGCAGCAGAAAATTGTGATGGAAGCTGACTGGGAAATGACAATCGCAAATAAATTCAGCAGTAATACATGCTTTGATTATCGGGGTGTTTATGCTGCCAGTGACAGATCTTTGTATCAGATAGATAAAAGGAATGCAGAGATCAAATGGGAAAAGAGTTTTGATTCCAAAGTAGAGGTGCTGCGATTGGTGGATGCCAATCGCATTCTGGTTTCACTTGCTGACGGAAGATTGATCAGCCTAAATCGGGATGATGGCAAACAGATATGGGAAGAGAATTATCAGATATCCGGAGAACATAACTCTCAGAAGGGAGTTTGTCTGATCAACCTTAATCAGTATCGCCAATTAGATGACAGTGTGTTTTTGATCTATAAAGATAAAAGACTCACATTATCTCAGGTAAGAAGTGGTGAAGTGATTGCGGAAATTGTAAATGATGCAAAAATTGATAATATCAGTGAATATGATATTCTGGATAAGTGCATCTATATCACTGCCGGTAATAAGTTAAAAAAAATAAATATAAAAGTAATGACTTGA
- a CDS encoding radical SAM/SPASM domain-containing protein codes for MLEILPKILKYKLAYSLGGHCPMPMNYTISLLYTCNSRCSTCNIYNKKAKNLTLSEYKEIFKHLGKSPYWITFSGGEPFLRTDIDEICQAVYKQCRPAIINIPTNGILTELIVEKVQKITSSCPRTQFVINLSIDGIGEQHDKIRNVEGNYEKVLATYYGLKELKAKNLSIGIHSVISTLNVADFHSIASELIQLKPDSYITEIAEERVELDTMGSDITPDMVSYKAAIDFLIHRIKNGKYKGIGKITEAFRIEYYQLVKLIMRDQKQVIPCYSGVTSAQISPDGDIWSCCIKARSMGNLRENDYNFRRIWNNHNAILERRSIKNMECWCPLANAGYTNMLMNIPILMRVFIRSFIKWYN; via the coding sequence ATGTTGGAAATATTACCTAAGATATTAAAGTATAAACTGGCTTATTCATTGGGTGGGCATTGTCCCATGCCCATGAATTACACGATCAGTCTGCTGTATACCTGCAATTCGCGTTGCAGTACCTGTAATATATATAATAAAAAAGCAAAGAATCTTACCTTATCCGAATACAAGGAGATTTTTAAACATTTAGGTAAATCACCTTACTGGATAACTTTCAGTGGGGGAGAGCCATTTTTACGAACTGATATAGATGAAATCTGCCAGGCAGTATATAAGCAATGCAGACCGGCGATTATTAATATTCCTACAAATGGGATCCTAACTGAATTGATAGTTGAGAAAGTGCAAAAGATTACCAGTTCATGTCCCAGGACACAATTTGTGATAAATTTATCAATAGATGGAATAGGAGAGCAGCACGACAAAATCAGAAACGTGGAAGGTAATTACGAGAAAGTGCTGGCTACCTATTATGGATTAAAAGAATTGAAGGCAAAGAATCTTTCCATTGGTATTCACTCAGTTATCTCTACCTTGAATGTAGCTGATTTTCATAGTATAGCGAGTGAATTGATCCAGTTAAAACCTGATTCTTATATCACTGAGATTGCAGAAGAACGGGTGGAGCTTGATACAATGGGTTCTGATATCACTCCGGATATGGTATCTTATAAAGCAGCTATAGATTTTTTGATCCATCGCATCAAAAATGGGAAGTATAAGGGAATAGGTAAGATAACAGAAGCTTTCAGAATAGAATATTATCAATTGGTAAAATTGATAATGCGCGATCAGAAGCAGGTAATCCCCTGTTATTCCGGGGTCACTTCTGCTCAGATCTCACCAGATGGAGATATCTGGAGCTGCTGTATCAAGGCAAGATCAATGGGAAACCTGCGTGAAAATGATTATAATTTCAGACGTATCTGGAATAATCATAATGCTATACTGGAACGCAGATCAATAAAAAATATGGAATGCTGGTGTCCTTTGGCAAATGCCGGATACACAAATATGCTGATGAATATACCCATTCTGATGCGGGTATTCATTCGCAGTTTTATTAAATGGTATAATTGA